In Aliivibrio fischeri, the sequence GCCCTTGTTTGAAGGCTTTCTCACGAAGTTGTACATTTTCTTTGGCTAATTCTAAGCTTGAAGCCAAACCGTTATATTCATCAATCGCTTGGAGTGCTTCTCGATATGTCTTTTCAACCAATAACGCAAGGTCTTGTTTAGCTTGGGTTTTTAAGTATTTAACCTGTTGAATCGCACTGTGTGCTGCAACCACTTTGTCTGAGCGACCTTTGTTATCCAGTAATGGGACATTAACTCCTACACCAACAAGCCAATCAGGTGTTATTTCTGCTGATAAACTGTCGCCTTCATACAGATTATAGTTACCATATAAGTAGACGTCGGGGTAATAACGCCCCTTTTCTGCTTTAACTAAGCTTTCTGCTTGTAATTCTTTGGCATCTAAGAGCGCTAAGCCCGGATAAGTATCGAGGGTGCTATCCACAAATGCATTTAACTGTGGCAGTGATTTGTTTATAAATAATTGAGTTTCTGGGGTTACGGTTTCTGTTGTTTGTAACATACTAACCAATGCTGCATTAGCGATGTCGTAATCTTGCTGAGCTTTTCGTAAATCAACTTTGGCTTTATCATAAGAAGCATCAGCCTGTAGACGCTCTACTTTCGCAATTTGACCTTGCTGTTGTAGTTTAATCGCATTATCTCGATGTTTTGCTAAGCCTTGCTCTACTTCACTATAAGTATTAACCACTTCTTTCGCTAATACGGTACTAAAGTAATACTTTGCCAAATCTTCATAAGACGCTTGTTGCTTCATTAATAGTTGGCTACGAGCTTCTGCTGTTTTTCCTTCTGCTGCACTTTCAGCTGCAGAAATCCGACCGCCAGTAAAAATTGGCCAAATGGCTCGAATGGAACTGGTAAAAATATCTCGTTCAGAAAGCGTTGATGTTAGATTAGGAAGCAAAAATGGAATAGATGCATTCGTACTGTTCCATACTTGTTCAGCAGAAACCGTTACATCATCATCAAGATAAGTGTAATTTGCGCTTAAGGTGATTGAAGGAAGGTTTAAATCAGACGTTCCTGATGCCAACGACTCTTGTCTCTGTACATTCATTCGTTCAGCAGCAATACCGTTGT encodes:
- a CDS encoding TolC family protein, which encodes MLKMTRVSILITTLLSISVQAKSVDFDSAWKNVLNNHNGIAAERMNVQRQESLASGTSDLNLPSITLSANYTYLDDDVTVSAEQVWNSTNASIPFLLPNLTSTLSERDIFTSSIRAIWPIFTGGRISAAESAAEGKTAEARSQLLMKQQASYEDLAKYYFSTVLAKEVVNTYSEVEQGLAKHRDNAIKLQQQGQIAKVERLQADASYDKAKVDLRKAQQDYDIANAALVSMLQTTETVTPETQLFINKSLPQLNAFVDSTLDTYPGLALLDAKELQAESLVKAEKGRYYPDVYLYGNYNLYEGDSLSAEITPDWLVGVGVNVPLLDNKGRSDKVVAAHSAIQQVKYLKTQAKQDLALLVEKTYREALQAIDEYNGLASSLELAKENVQLREKAFKQGLSTSLDVVDAELYLASIKTQRSLASFNYVISLVKLLALSNQTDTFVQYQLQARQG